In the Aristaeella hokkaidonensis genome, GCATCATCAGGGCTCCGATGCCAACCAGGATTGCACCCAGTATCAGCCCGCACAGGGGCGTACCTTTCTTCAGGTTCATTTGTCTTCGCTTCCTTCCTTTGTTTCTTCTTCAGGCTTTTCCTCAGCCTTCTCTTCGGCCGCTTCGGCCTTTTCTTCCACAGCCTTTTCCGCTTCTTCAGCGGCGGCTTCGGTAATCTCTTCCTTTTCCGGCGGCATCGGCATCACGCAGGGCTCCTCATAGCTGGAGAACAGCCGCTGATGCATGGGCCGGTCGTCTTCCTCCTCGGGGGCTTCCTTCTTCAGCTGCTCCGCCGCAACGACCGCAGCCTCGGGAACCACCACCGTGGGTTCTTCTGTTTCTTCCTCATTTTCCGCTTCGGCCGGTTCGGGCTTCGGAATCTCCGCCGCGATGGTTTCCAGCTCCTCGTCGGTGATTTCCTCTGTCTTTTCCTCAGCGTGCTCCACGGGCTTTTCTTCCTTTACGCCGCTGGAGGGCAGAGCCCGGGCCGTCGGCGCTTCGATGGCGTACAGGGATTCGGTCGCTTCCGGACCGGAAGACTCAATCTGTACGCGGATATCCTTTACTTCCACACCGCTGCAGGCAGTCACATACTGCTTGATCTGCTGCTGCAGGGCGTCCACGGTCAGCGGAATGCTCACGCCGCCGGCCACCGTGCCGCGGATGCGAATCAGCAGTCCGCCCTTCTGGTTTTCCAGCCGGACAGACTGTACGTTCAGCTCCTTATGGGGATCCAGGCACTTCTGCACCATGCTCTCCATGGCTTTCAGGGAAATGGACAGTTCACCGTTCTCGGTCTTCTGCATGACGAACTTGTCGTGCCTGCTCCTGTGACGGAACAGGATCAGCACGCAGTAAACACCAAGAACCAGCAGCAGTGCCAGGGCAACGATCAGCCAGATCCTGAGACTTTCATCCGCCAGCAGGCGGCCGGCCCAGGCAACTACGTTCTTATTGAAAAACAGCTGTGCGGCCAGTGCGGCGCAGCCCGCCAGAACCAGCAGACCCGCGACCGCGACCAGGATTCTGTCCAGAATACGGATCTTCACGCGTCATACCTCCTTTTGTCCCCTGCTTCCCGGCATAAAAACACCGGCCTTTTCAGGGAAAAAAGACAGAGGAATTCCTCCCCTGTCAGACAATGTCAGTCTTCCGCGGCGGGCTTGTCGGCGGGTTTATCCGCGGCTTCCGCTTCGGGTTTCTTTTCAGCCTTGGCTTTAGGCTTGTTCACCTTGGGAGCAGGCTTCTTCACCGGCTCCTTGGCAGCGGGCGCTTCTGGCACGGGTTCGGGAGCGGGCTTCTCTTCCTTCTCCTTCTCCGGCAGGCGGACGGGTTCTTCCACCTCACCGGCAGCCAATACAGCCTGCTGGGCGCCTGCCTGCAGGGCCTTCTTGTCCTGCTCGAAGCTGACGCTCTGCACATGCACGTCCACACGGACCACATGCAGGCCGGTCATGGACTCAATCGCCTTGCGCACGTTTTCCTGCGCGTCGGCAGCGGCCCGCTGGATCGGAATGCCGTATTCCACGATGACGTAGAGGTCCACGGCCACCTCTTCGGTGCCGACTTCAACCTTTACGCCCTTGGTGACATTGCGGTTCTTGCTCATGATGCTGCCGCTGACGGTGCACATGCCCGCGATGCCTTCCACCTCGTTGGCCGCCAGGCCAGCGATGATAGCCACCACCTCGTTATTGTAGGTGATGTTGGAAGAGGGCGTCAGGTCTTCCATATTCTGCGGAAGGGTGGCACCCGTCTTTTTATCAGTCTTCACTGCCATAAGATCATCCTCCTTATCGGCGGAGTTCTAAATCCTAAATCCCAGTTATTATACCAGAATCCGCGCATTATGACAACTGCTCGTCCTCGTCCTTGACGATGGCAATATGCAGTTCATCCAGCTGTTTCTGCTCCACGGTGCCGGGGGCGCCCATCATGATATCCTGGGCGTTCTTGGTCATCGGGAACGGGATAACTTCACGGATGGTCTCAGCGGCGGCCAGCAGCATCACCATGCGGTCCACACCGGGAGCGATACCGGCGTGCGGCGGCGCGCCGTAGCAGAAGGCGTTGTACATGGCCGGGAACTTGGACTTCACGTCCTCCTCGCCCAGGCCCACCAGTTCAAAGGCCTTGATCATGATCTCCGGATCATGGTTCCGCACCGCGCCGGAGGACAGCTCCACGCCGTTGACCACCAGGTCATACTGGTAAGCGGTGATGGACAGCGGATCCACCTCGCCGCGGGAAGCCTTTTCCAGGATTTCCAGGCCGCCGTTAGGCATGGAGAAGGGATTGTGGCAGAACTCCAGCTCGCCGCTTTCCTCGCCGATCTCGTACATCGGGAAGTCCACGATCCAGCAGAATTCGTACTTTTCCTTATCCATATGATCCGGGCACATTTCGCCCAGCTTCTTGATCAGCACGCCGGCAGTCTTCTGGGCCGCGCCCTTGCTGCCGGCGCTCAGCGCCACAAAGGTGTTGGGCTTCAGGTTCAGTGCGCTGATGATCTCTTCCTTGTTCTCCTGCAGGAACTTGGCGATACCGCCGACGATCTCGCCGTTCTCGTCCAGGCGGAACCAGTAGCTCTTGTTGCCGCTGACCACTTCCACGTCCGCAATCAGCTTGTCGATCTGCTTGCGGGTGGCATTGAAGTTGGTCACCGGGATCGCCTTGATGATATTGCCTTCGAAGGGGCCGAAGCCGCACTTGCCCAGCAGCGCCGTCACGTCCGTCACGGTCAGGTCAATGCGCAGGTCGGGCTTGTCGCTGCCGTAAGTTTCCATTGCTTCCAGGTACGGAATGCGGCGGAAGGGCGCGGCGGACGCGGTATTATAGGTACCGTACTTTGCAAACACCGGAGGCAGCACGTCCTCGATGACAGCGAACACATCCTCCTGGGTGGCAAAAGCCATTTCCATATCCAGCTGATAGAACTCGCCAGGGCTGCGGTCGCCGCGGGCGTCCTCATCGCGGAAGCAGGGAGCGATCTGGAAATACTTGTCGAAGCCGCTGGTCATCAGCAGCTGCTTGAACTGCTGCGGAGCCTGGGGCAGAGCATAGAACATGCCCGGATGCTTGCGGGCCGGCACCAGGTAGTCCCGGGCGCCTTCCGGAGAAGACGCGGTCAGGATCGGCGTGGTGATTTCCAGGAAGCCGTGGGCAGTCATGGCCTGGCGCAGGGCGCTGACCACATTGCAGCGCATGATGATGTTCTTCTTCACGTCCGGATTGCGCAGATCCAGGTAGCGGTACTTCAGCCGGATGTTCTCATCCGCCTCGGTGCTGCGGCTGATCTGGAACGGCAGCGCGTTATACCGGCACTTGCCCAGCACGTCCACGCTGTCCGGCACGACCTCAATGTCGCCGGTATCCATCTTCGGGTTCTTGCTGGCGCGCTCCCGCACCGTACCGGTGACAGAAACCACGCTCTCCTTGTTCAGGTTCCGGAAAACCTGCAGGATCTTCTCATCCTCCACCACCAGCTGCGTATAACCATAGAAGTCCCGCAGCACAATGAAGGCCAGGTTGCCGCTGACCTCACGAATGTTTTCCATCCAGCCGCTCAAACGGACCTGCTTGCCGGCATCTGTTAAACGGAGTTCGTTACATGTATGGGTACGGTACTGCATAAAACATTAATTCTCCTTCGTAGAATTAATAATGATATGTTGCTTCGCAACATGATATATTTGCTTAACGCAAATATGATATTTTCGGCTTCGCCGAAAGTGATATGTTCGCTCCTATGAGGAGCGAACGTGTTAGTTACTCCACCAATTATCTTTGCGTCATGATTTATCCATAACGCTATGATTGTCATTTCGACCGACCGAAGGGAGTGGAGAAATCTCCTCCCGAGGACACGCCCCCTATAGAATCGTTTTATCCCATGCCCTAACGTTCTGGAAATGTCATTCCGAGCGTAACGAAGTGGAGTCGAGGAATCCCTTGATATTATTCCTTCATCTCGCGAATCGCTTCAGCCGCTTCACTAACAGGTACGGTCTTCTCCGTGCCATCCGCCATCTTCTTCAGCTTCACGAGACCCTGGGCCGCCTCATCATCACCGATGACCGCGGTCACGGGCGCGCCGGTCTTATTGGCAAACTTGAACTGGGCCTTCAGGCTGCGTCCGCAGTGATCCATATCCGCCTTGATGCCGGCAGCGCGCAGCTGTTGCACCAAGGAGAAGGCATGCTGCTTGTTCTCACCCATGTAGGTAACAAACACTTCATACCATTCCGGCTTCGGAATCTCAACGCCTTCCGCCTCCAGCAGCATCAGCACGCGCTCCTCGCCCATGCCGAAGCCAACGGCCGGAATGCTCTGGTCGCCGATTTCCTCCACCAGGTTGTCATACCGTCCGCCGCCGCAAACCGTCAGCTTGCCGTCCGGCGTTTCGGTCACAAGTTCAAACACGGTCTTGGTGTAGTAGTCCAGGCCGCGGACAATCCGGGGATTGACGCGGTACGGAATACCGCTGCCGTCCAGGCACTTCTTCAGCTGCTCAAAGTGATCCTTGCACTCATCACACAGCAGATCCAGCATGCTGGGCGCGTCCTTGGTCAGCTCCTGGCAGTGCTTTTCCTTACAGTCCAGCACGCGGAGCGGATTCCGCTCAAAGCGTTCCTGGCAGGTGGGACACATTTCGTGGATCCGCTCTCCCAGGAATTCCTTCAGACGCTTATGATACTCCGGCCGGCAGTTCCGGCAGCCGATGGAGTTGATTTCCACGCTCAGGTTTCCAACACCCAGATCCTGCAGCAGATGATAGGCCGTCAGGATCAGCTCCGCATCCACGGTAGCTTCCTTCGCGCCGAAGCACTCCATACCAAACTGGTGATGCTCCCGCAGGCGGCCGTTCTGAGGATTCTCATAACGGAAGTGGGGTGAATAAATATAGTACAGCTTGCAGGGCAGCGGCTCGGCATACAGGTTATGCTCCAGGAAGCTGCGCACAGCGCCGGCTGTGCCTTCCGGCTTCAGGGTGACAGAACGCTTGCCCTTATCCTCGAAGGTGTACATTTCCTTCTGGACCACATCCGTCGTATCCCCAATGCCGCGCAAGAACAGTTCCGTATGCTCGAAAACAGGCGTGCGTGATTCACGATAGCCAGCCAGAGCGGCGGCCTTGCGCATCTTGTCTTCGATGAATTGCCAGCGATAGCTGTCAGCGGGCAGTATGTCCCGCGTCCCCTTGGGTGCCTGAGTTAACATGGTGACTTTCCCCCTTAAAAATATACAGAGAAAATTATAGCACAATGTTTCCTTACAGGAAAGTGAAATATCGGCTTCCAGCCGATATGAAATATTTGACTCCGTCAAATGTGAAATATGCGGCCAACAGGCCGCATATGATATATACTCTTGTTCTCTTTTCAGGCAGTTTAAGTAATTATCACATCCGCCGACAGGCGGATATTTCACATGGTGTCGCTTGCGACGCCATATTTCACATTGGCCGCAGGCCAATATTTCATATTCGTCGAAGACGAATATTTCATTTACATCCTTACGGTGTCAGCCTTGTCGGTCCTCTGAATATAAACATGGCTTCCTTGATCGGCAGGCCCAGAAGCAGCATGGTCAGCCGGTCCACGCCGATGCCGAAGCCGCCGTGGGGCGGGCAGCCATAGGCGAAGAACTCGAGATAGAACTCCACATCCTTGTCCAGGCCCTTTTCCTGCGCCTGCTTCTTCAGCACATCATAGCGATGTTCGCGCTGGGCGCCGGTGGTGATTTCCACGCCGCGCCAGATCAGGTCATAACCCTGGGGCACGCCGTTCTCATCCCGCATGTGATAGAAAGCCCGCTTTTCCGCGTCATAATCGGTGACGAAGAGGAACTCGTGGTTATAGTGTTTCTTCACCCACTCGTAGCTGAGTTTTTCCGCCTCGGTTGTCAGGTCACCCTTTTCGGACTCCGGCACGGAATAGCCGAATTCCTTTTCCAGC is a window encoding:
- the aspS gene encoding aspartate--tRNA ligase, whose translation is MQYRTHTCNELRLTDAGKQVRLSGWMENIREVSGNLAFIVLRDFYGYTQLVVEDEKILQVFRNLNKESVVSVTGTVRERASKNPKMDTGDIEVVPDSVDVLGKCRYNALPFQISRSTEADENIRLKYRYLDLRNPDVKKNIIMRCNVVSALRQAMTAHGFLEITTPILTASSPEGARDYLVPARKHPGMFYALPQAPQQFKQLLMTSGFDKYFQIAPCFRDEDARGDRSPGEFYQLDMEMAFATQEDVFAVIEDVLPPVFAKYGTYNTASAAPFRRIPYLEAMETYGSDKPDLRIDLTVTDVTALLGKCGFGPFEGNIIKAIPVTNFNATRKQIDKLIADVEVVSGNKSYWFRLDENGEIVGGIAKFLQENKEEIISALNLKPNTFVALSAGSKGAAQKTAGVLIKKLGEMCPDHMDKEKYEFCWIVDFPMYEIGEESGELEFCHNPFSMPNGGLEILEKASRGEVDPLSITAYQYDLVVNGVELSSGAVRNHDPEIMIKAFELVGLGEEDVKSKFPAMYNAFCYGAPPHAGIAPGVDRMVMLLAAAETIREVIPFPMTKNAQDIMMGAPGTVEQKQLDELHIAIVKDEDEQLS
- the hisS gene encoding histidine--tRNA ligase, which produces MLTQAPKGTRDILPADSYRWQFIEDKMRKAAALAGYRESRTPVFEHTELFLRGIGDTTDVVQKEMYTFEDKGKRSVTLKPEGTAGAVRSFLEHNLYAEPLPCKLYYIYSPHFRYENPQNGRLREHHQFGMECFGAKEATVDAELILTAYHLLQDLGVGNLSVEINSIGCRNCRPEYHKRLKEFLGERIHEMCPTCQERFERNPLRVLDCKEKHCQELTKDAPSMLDLLCDECKDHFEQLKKCLDGSGIPYRVNPRIVRGLDYYTKTVFELVTETPDGKLTVCGGGRYDNLVEEIGDQSIPAVGFGMGEERVLMLLEAEGVEIPKPEWYEVFVTYMGENKQHAFSLVQQLRAAGIKADMDHCGRSLKAQFKFANKTGAPVTAVIGDDEAAQGLVKLKKMADGTEKTVPVSEAAEAIREMKE
- a CDS encoding Asp23/Gls24 family envelope stress response protein translates to MAVKTDKKTGATLPQNMEDLTPSSNITYNNEVVAIIAGLAANEVEGIAGMCTVSGSIMSKNRNVTKGVKVEVGTEEVAVDLYVIVEYGIPIQRAAADAQENVRKAIESMTGLHVVRVDVHVQSVSFEQDKKALQAGAQQAVLAAGEVEEPVRLPEKEKEEKPAPEPVPEAPAAKEPVKKPAPKVNKPKAKAEKKPEAEAADKPADKPAAED
- the amaP gene encoding alkaline shock response membrane anchor protein AmaP, translated to MKIRILDRILVAVAGLLVLAGCAALAAQLFFNKNVVAWAGRLLADESLRIWLIVALALLLVLGVYCVLILFRHRSRHDKFVMQKTENGELSISLKAMESMVQKCLDPHKELNVQSVRLENQKGGLLIRIRGTVAGGVSIPLTVDALQQQIKQYVTACSGVEVKDIRVQIESSGPEATESLYAIEAPTARALPSSGVKEEKPVEHAEEKTEEITDEELETIAAEIPKPEPAEAENEEETEEPTVVVPEAAVVAAEQLKKEAPEEEDDRPMHQRLFSSYEEPCVMPMPPEKEEITEAAAEEAEKAVEEKAEAAEEKAEEKPEEETKEGSEDK